A region of Corynebacterium glucuronolyticum DSM 44120 DNA encodes the following proteins:
- the argJ gene encoding bifunctional glutamate N-acetyltransferase/amino-acid acetyltransferase ArgJ: MTTQSDSTHPASITSVPGFTAAGVSAGLKKSGKKDLALIVNNGPSYIAAAVFTRNKVCAAPVTLTKQNVSNGTIRAVIINSGNANACTGSTGLENAQAQADLTADALSISSEDIAVCSTGIIGEQLPMDTLAAGIPTVVHALDASADAGMNAAEAIMTTDTVAKTTFVSEPNFVVGGIGKGVGMMAPSLATMLCILATDAEITPDMAREALRNGSAQTFNTLDIDGTTSTNDTVILLANGSSGYRPTQAEINAAVLKACEDIACQLQADAEGVTKRVSITVTGAANDAEALVAARVVGRDNLFKCAMFGSDPNWGRTLAAVGMADAAMDPDNLSVVFNGHAVCTHSTPTADAKDVDLSGPDIAVSIDLGTGKTGTATVRTTDLSHQYVEINSAYHT; this comes from the coding sequence ATGACTACACAATCAGATTCCACCCATCCCGCCTCTATCACTTCCGTTCCTGGTTTTACTGCCGCAGGCGTCTCAGCCGGTTTGAAGAAATCCGGCAAGAAGGACCTCGCGCTCATCGTGAACAACGGCCCCTCTTACATAGCAGCCGCAGTGTTCACCCGCAATAAAGTGTGCGCCGCCCCCGTCACACTCACCAAACAGAACGTATCCAACGGCACTATTCGCGCTGTCATCATCAACTCCGGCAATGCTAACGCTTGTACTGGTTCAACGGGCCTCGAAAACGCCCAGGCACAGGCGGATCTGACCGCCGACGCGTTGTCTATTTCTTCCGAAGACATCGCCGTGTGCTCGACAGGAATCATTGGTGAGCAGTTACCGATGGATACGCTGGCCGCAGGGATCCCCACAGTCGTTCACGCACTGGACGCATCCGCAGACGCTGGGATGAATGCTGCTGAGGCGATTATGACCACAGACACGGTAGCAAAGACTACTTTTGTCTCCGAACCCAATTTTGTCGTCGGTGGAATTGGCAAAGGTGTAGGGATGATGGCTCCATCACTCGCGACCATGCTCTGCATTCTGGCCACGGATGCGGAGATCACGCCGGATATGGCCCGCGAGGCATTACGGAATGGCTCGGCACAAACCTTCAACACCCTCGATATCGACGGAACTACATCCACCAACGACACCGTCATTCTGCTCGCCAATGGATCCAGCGGCTACCGCCCCACCCAGGCGGAAATCAATGCTGCCGTGCTTAAGGCCTGCGAGGATATCGCCTGCCAGTTGCAAGCCGATGCAGAGGGGGTGACAAAGAGGGTGAGCATCACTGTCACGGGAGCAGCCAACGATGCAGAAGCTCTCGTCGCTGCTCGAGTGGTGGGACGCGACAACCTATTCAAGTGCGCGATGTTCGGATCTGACCCAAATTGGGGACGAACTCTCGCTGCCGTGGGCATGGCAGATGCAGCAATGGACCCGGACAATCTGAGTGTCGTTTTCAACGGCCACGCAGTGTGCACGCACTCGACTCCAACGGCTGATGCGAAGGATGTCGACCTGTCCGGCCCGGATATCGCTGTATCCATCGATCTGGGCACTGGGAAGACAGGGACAGCAACGGTGCGAACCACCGATCTTTCCCACCAATACGTGGAAATCAACTCGGCTTACCACACCTAG
- the argB gene encoding acetylglutamate kinase, with translation MLANVNPHVRAQVLAEALPWMQHFKGKTIVVKYGGNAMVNEDLKKAFAADMVFLRSIGAHPVVVHGGGPQINAMLQKLGIEGEFRGGFRITTHDTLDVVRMVLFGKVGRELVGLINSYGPYAIGTTGEDGGLFTATKRLVTVDGKPTDVGLVGDITSVRTEAITDLIDNGRIPVVSTIAPDKDGQVYNINADSAAGALATALHAERLVMLTDVPGLLADYPDESSLISSIDTDALSRLLPSLDAGMIPKMEACLNAVSSGVSAAHVVDGRVAHAVLLEFLSTSGIGTMVTPVTQESAEM, from the coding sequence ATGCTCGCTAATGTGAATCCCCATGTGAGAGCCCAGGTTTTGGCTGAGGCCCTCCCGTGGATGCAGCATTTCAAAGGAAAAACAATCGTCGTCAAGTACGGTGGGAACGCGATGGTCAACGAGGACCTGAAAAAGGCCTTCGCTGCGGACATGGTCTTCCTCCGAAGCATCGGTGCCCACCCTGTCGTCGTCCACGGCGGTGGACCTCAAATAAATGCGATGCTTCAAAAGCTCGGCATTGAGGGAGAGTTCCGCGGCGGGTTCCGCATCACCACTCACGACACTCTCGATGTCGTGCGGATGGTCCTCTTTGGCAAGGTTGGCAGAGAACTCGTAGGCCTCATCAACTCCTACGGTCCTTATGCAATCGGCACAACAGGAGAGGACGGCGGGCTGTTCACAGCCACCAAACGACTCGTCACCGTAGACGGAAAGCCAACCGATGTGGGACTTGTTGGGGATATCACCTCCGTGCGTACTGAGGCCATCACTGACCTCATAGACAACGGACGAATACCTGTCGTCTCCACTATCGCCCCAGATAAGGATGGGCAGGTCTACAACATCAACGCCGATTCTGCTGCCGGTGCCCTGGCGACTGCCCTCCACGCTGAACGTCTTGTCATGCTCACCGATGTACCTGGGTTGCTCGCAGACTACCCCGATGAGTCAAGTCTCATCAGCTCAATCGACACTGACGCATTGAGCAGGTTGCTGCCTTCTCTCGACGCCGGGATGATCCCCAAGATGGAGGCTTGTCTCAATGCCGTCAGCTCTGGAGTATCTGCCGCGCACGTTGTTGATGGTCGCGTTGCCCATGCTGTGCTCCTCGAGTTTTTATCCACTTCCGGTATCGGAACGATGGTCACCCCGGTAACACAGGAATCTGCAGAAATGTGA
- a CDS encoding acetylornithine transaminase, which translates to MSQHDQPTPGELTTRWESVMMDNYGTPALEIVSGHGSWLVTTSGKEVLDMVSGIAVNALGYAHPHIIAAIEKQAHTIGHTSNLAITEPAVHLAERLVQRFPIKDARVFFCNSGAEANEAAFKIARRTGRPRILAASGGFHGRTMGSLALTGQPKKQAPFTPLPPGVEFFPYGDLDSLSSLVDDSVAAIILEPIQGEVGVIPAPDGFLSGVRELCDAHGVLLIIDEVQTGVGRTGEFFAFSHSDIVPDIVTMAKALGGGLPMGAVIAHGTAATLLGPGDHGSTFGGNPIVAAAANAVLDVIDDQLLSEISRKGALLARLTQSLPHVAEVRGRGLMVGLVLDADIAKDVSAQALEQGLFVNAPSATVIRLVPPLTISDEEISKATVVLHSVLQEIP; encoded by the coding sequence ATGTCTCAGCACGACCAACCAACCCCCGGAGAGCTCACCACACGGTGGGAATCCGTCATGATGGATAACTACGGCACACCTGCCCTCGAGATTGTCTCTGGCCATGGTTCGTGGCTCGTGACAACCTCCGGAAAGGAGGTTCTGGATATGGTGTCGGGAATCGCGGTCAATGCGCTCGGCTACGCGCACCCGCACATCATCGCAGCCATAGAAAAGCAAGCTCACACGATCGGTCATACCTCCAACTTGGCAATCACAGAGCCCGCCGTACACCTCGCGGAACGCCTGGTTCAGCGTTTCCCGATAAAGGATGCGCGAGTCTTTTTCTGTAATTCCGGCGCGGAGGCAAACGAGGCGGCTTTCAAAATCGCCCGGCGCACCGGTCGGCCACGGATACTCGCAGCCAGTGGAGGCTTCCACGGCCGCACCATGGGTTCGCTCGCGCTTACGGGGCAGCCGAAAAAGCAAGCTCCCTTTACCCCGCTTCCACCTGGGGTTGAGTTCTTCCCATACGGTGACCTGGACTCGTTGTCTTCGCTTGTCGACGATTCGGTCGCTGCCATCATCCTCGAACCGATCCAGGGCGAGGTCGGTGTCATTCCTGCTCCAGATGGGTTCCTCTCCGGGGTCCGTGAGCTTTGTGATGCCCACGGTGTGCTGCTCATCATCGATGAAGTCCAAACCGGTGTCGGGCGCACGGGTGAATTCTTCGCCTTCAGCCATTCTGACATCGTCCCCGACATCGTGACAATGGCGAAAGCACTTGGCGGCGGTTTACCCATGGGAGCAGTCATTGCACACGGCACGGCGGCAACCTTGCTTGGACCTGGGGATCACGGGTCAACGTTCGGTGGGAACCCGATCGTTGCCGCTGCCGCCAATGCGGTCCTCGATGTGATCGACGACCAGCTTCTTTCTGAGATATCCCGGAAAGGGGCCCTGCTTGCACGGTTGACTCAGTCGTTACCCCACGTAGCCGAGGTTCGTGGCAGAGGGCTCATGGTGGGCCTTGTTCTCGATGCAGACATCGCAAAGGATGTTTCTGCACAGGCCTTGGAACAGGGATTATTTGTGAATGCTCCAAGTGCCACTGTGATTCGTCTGGTGCCGCCATTAACAATCAGCGACGAGGAAATTTCGAAGGCCACCGTGGTCCTTCACTCGGTATTGCAAGAAATTCCCTAA
- the dxs gene encoding 1-deoxy-D-xylulose-5-phosphate synthase codes for MSLLQRIVSPSDVRALPLERLEDLASEIRDFLVEKVSATGGHLGPNLGVVELTIALHRVFESPKDPLIFDTSHQSYVHKILTGRADKFDTLRQKGGLSGYTDRGESEHDWTESSHASAALSYADGLAKAFALTDQIDRKVVAVVGDGALTGGMCWEALNNIAEDKTRNIVIVVNDNGRSYSPTIGGFANSLADLRTQPFYDKVMEQGKTTLKSMGWVGKRTFEVMHALKEGVKYHVIPTEMFPELNMKYVGPVDGHNIQALEHAFKYAKEYTGPIIIHCVTEKGRGYAPAENKTSDLMHSTGAINPETGVPLAESQRSWTDVFTEELLKAGARRDDIVAITAAMAGPTGLAKFGEKFPQRLFDVGIAEQHATTSAAGLALGGLHPVVALYSTFLNRAFDQMLMDVGLLKLPVTFVLDRSGITGSDGASHNGVWDMSIAGIVPGMRLAAPRDDERLKKQFNEAIEYEDGPTIVRFPKGALVPVIDAVETLEGGIEFIYTSGLHVADDNDAEDSERQHRVLIISIGALADSCVEAAQALEQEGLSVDVIDPGWAIPVNPLIPELAEQYDTVVTVEDGVIHGGVGSMIDTVCDQCGVDTPVRIIAVPQKFLRHASRSQVLEELGLDAPGIAESIRTWCAPNEENKDTRASDAEDSNASSVSYLRTSRSHGGR; via the coding sequence ATGAGCCTTCTTCAAAGGATCGTTTCCCCCAGCGACGTTCGAGCTCTTCCCCTAGAAAGACTCGAAGATCTGGCAAGCGAGATTCGCGACTTCCTGGTTGAGAAGGTCTCCGCTACCGGAGGACACTTGGGCCCTAATCTTGGCGTAGTAGAACTGACCATCGCCTTGCACAGGGTTTTCGAGTCTCCGAAGGATCCTCTTATCTTCGATACGTCTCACCAGTCTTACGTGCATAAGATCCTTACCGGTCGCGCAGACAAGTTCGATACGTTACGGCAGAAGGGTGGGCTCTCTGGCTATACAGATCGGGGAGAGTCAGAACACGACTGGACAGAATCCTCCCACGCTTCTGCTGCCTTGAGCTATGCCGACGGTTTGGCCAAGGCGTTCGCGCTCACGGATCAGATCGACCGTAAAGTTGTGGCGGTTGTCGGCGATGGCGCACTGACCGGAGGCATGTGCTGGGAGGCACTCAATAACATCGCTGAGGACAAGACCCGCAACATCGTCATCGTCGTCAACGACAATGGTCGCAGCTACTCACCCACGATTGGTGGCTTTGCGAATAGTCTCGCTGATCTGCGGACTCAGCCCTTCTACGACAAAGTAATGGAGCAAGGCAAGACCACTCTGAAGTCCATGGGCTGGGTCGGCAAGCGAACTTTTGAGGTCATGCACGCCCTCAAGGAGGGCGTTAAATACCACGTCATTCCCACGGAAATGTTCCCTGAATTGAATATGAAGTACGTCGGACCTGTGGATGGACACAACATCCAGGCTCTTGAGCACGCCTTCAAATATGCCAAGGAATATACCGGTCCGATCATTATCCACTGCGTGACGGAGAAAGGGCGTGGCTACGCACCTGCAGAGAACAAAACGTCCGATTTGATGCACTCCACCGGCGCAATTAACCCGGAGACAGGCGTGCCGCTTGCCGAGTCGCAACGTTCGTGGACAGATGTCTTCACAGAGGAATTACTCAAGGCGGGTGCCCGGCGCGATGACATAGTTGCTATCACGGCCGCTATGGCCGGACCAACAGGTTTAGCAAAGTTCGGGGAAAAGTTTCCCCAGCGGCTTTTCGACGTTGGGATTGCTGAGCAGCACGCTACGACATCAGCTGCCGGCTTGGCGCTCGGCGGGCTACACCCGGTGGTCGCGCTGTATTCAACGTTCCTCAACCGCGCATTCGACCAGATGCTCATGGACGTAGGACTGCTCAAACTCCCCGTGACTTTTGTCCTCGATCGCTCCGGGATTACCGGCTCCGATGGGGCTTCTCACAACGGTGTGTGGGACATGTCGATCGCCGGTATTGTGCCGGGTATGCGTCTGGCTGCCCCGCGCGATGACGAGCGCTTGAAGAAGCAGTTCAATGAAGCTATCGAGTATGAAGATGGGCCGACCATCGTGCGGTTTCCCAAGGGTGCGCTCGTTCCCGTCATCGACGCTGTTGAGACCCTCGAAGGTGGCATTGAGTTCATCTACACGTCCGGTTTGCACGTAGCAGATGACAACGATGCCGAGGATAGCGAGAGGCAGCACAGGGTTCTCATTATTTCGATCGGTGCCCTTGCCGACTCGTGTGTGGAGGCTGCTCAGGCTTTGGAGCAGGAGGGGCTTTCTGTTGATGTCATCGACCCGGGGTGGGCGATTCCGGTAAATCCACTTATCCCGGAGCTTGCCGAGCAGTACGATACCGTTGTGACTGTAGAGGATGGCGTCATCCATGGTGGTGTCGGCTCGATGATCGATACGGTGTGTGATCAGTGCGGGGTGGATACCCCAGTACGGATCATTGCGGTTCCCCAAAAATTCCTTCGCCATGCGTCGCGTTCGCAGGTTCTGGAGGAATTGGGGCTCGATGCCCCCGGCATTGCCGAATCCATCCGTACGTGGTGCGCTCCCAATGAAGAGAACAAGGACACGCGAGCCAGCGACGCGGAAGATAGCAATGCCTCGAGTGTTTCCTACCTTCGCACGTCCAGAAGCCACGGGGGAAGATAG